One window from the genome of Mumia sp. ZJ1417 encodes:
- a CDS encoding hydantoinase/oxoprolinase family protein — translation MTYRLGVDVGGTFTDILLVDERSGETYRAKTPSTPHDQSIGVLKGIGQVCETAGIGLDQVGDVMHGTTVATNAILEGKGARVGLVTTRGFRQVLQIARSFVPGGLAGWIIWPKPEPLAALEDTVEVVGRIASDGSVVEDLDEADVRRALKSLAAQGVEALSISLINSYANPDHERRVAKIAAEVLGDLTISVSSSVLPELREYERTLTTVANAYVQPSVARYTANLGDQLSAAGVDGNLYILRSDGGLTSAAAAADNPVSLLLSGPAGGVTGAAWVAEQAGFTDFMTFDMGGTSTDVALVQDRTPRIGRETKVGDLTVRATSVDVRTVGAGGGSIAHVPALTQALRVGPQSAGAVPGPAAYGQGGADPTVTDANVVLGYLPTSLAGGEVTLDRDAATTAVQTIVDATDLASVEEAAEGIVDIVNENMLGALRLVSVQQGFDPRDFALVAFGGAGPLHANALGRLTGAWPVIIPPSPGVLCAYGDATTSMRDEAVRTLMRPFSALDDDSLRDVLSELAEDARASLLRDGLDEDALTLTYAADLRYHGQGFEIPVEIDLHAFDGSGGGLDALRAAFDAEHERLFSFLLGNEHEIVTVRATATGPRPAVSAPTLTAGDGDPSAARTATQRIWVDGGPADAGLFQRDLLRAGDVVVGPAVVVEMDSTTLVLPGHAATVHPSGSLLIRPIDDSAGAGVEG, via the coding sequence ATGACATACCGGCTCGGTGTGGACGTCGGGGGCACGTTCACCGACATCCTGCTCGTCGACGAACGCTCGGGGGAGACCTATCGCGCGAAGACACCGTCGACCCCGCACGACCAGTCCATCGGCGTCCTCAAGGGCATCGGCCAGGTCTGTGAGACCGCCGGCATCGGTCTCGACCAGGTCGGCGACGTCATGCACGGCACGACGGTGGCCACCAACGCGATCCTCGAGGGCAAGGGTGCGCGGGTCGGGCTCGTGACCACCCGCGGCTTCCGGCAGGTGCTCCAGATCGCGCGGTCGTTCGTCCCCGGGGGGCTGGCCGGCTGGATCATCTGGCCGAAGCCCGAGCCGCTCGCCGCGCTGGAGGACACCGTCGAGGTCGTGGGGAGGATCGCCAGCGACGGCTCCGTCGTCGAGGATCTCGACGAGGCCGACGTACGCCGAGCCCTGAAGTCGCTCGCGGCCCAGGGAGTCGAGGCGCTGAGCATCAGCCTCATCAACTCCTACGCCAACCCCGACCACGAGCGGCGCGTCGCGAAGATCGCCGCCGAGGTTCTCGGCGACCTCACCATCTCGGTGTCGTCGTCGGTCCTCCCCGAGCTGCGCGAGTACGAGCGCACGCTGACCACGGTCGCCAACGCCTACGTCCAGCCGAGCGTCGCCCGCTACACCGCCAACCTCGGCGACCAGCTGTCGGCCGCCGGGGTCGACGGCAACCTCTACATCCTGCGCAGCGACGGTGGTCTCACCTCGGCCGCAGCCGCCGCCGACAACCCCGTCTCGCTGCTCCTCTCGGGTCCGGCCGGCGGCGTCACCGGCGCAGCCTGGGTCGCCGAGCAGGCCGGGTTCACCGACTTCATGACCTTCGACATGGGCGGCACCTCGACCGATGTCGCGCTCGTCCAGGACCGCACGCCCCGGATCGGTCGCGAGACCAAGGTCGGTGACCTCACCGTCCGTGCCACGTCGGTCGACGTCCGTACGGTCGGTGCCGGCGGCGGCTCCATCGCCCACGTGCCCGCCCTCACCCAGGCGCTGCGGGTCGGGCCGCAGTCCGCGGGCGCCGTACCCGGCCCGGCCGCGTACGGACAGGGCGGCGCCGACCCGACCGTCACCGATGCCAACGTCGTCCTCGGCTATCTCCCGACGTCGCTCGCCGGCGGCGAGGTGACCCTCGACCGCGACGCCGCCACGACGGCCGTGCAGACGATCGTCGACGCGACCGACCTCGCCAGCGTCGAGGAGGCCGCCGAGGGGATCGTCGACATCGTCAACGAGAACATGCTCGGCGCCCTGCGGCTCGTGTCGGTCCAGCAAGGCTTCGACCCGCGCGACTTCGCGCTCGTCGCATTCGGCGGTGCCGGCCCGCTGCACGCCAACGCCCTCGGCCGCCTCACCGGAGCGTGGCCGGTCATCATCCCGCCGTCGCCGGGGGTTCTGTGCGCGTACGGGGACGCGACGACGAGCATGCGCGACGAGGCCGTCCGGACCCTCATGCGCCCGTTCTCGGCGCTCGACGACGACAGCCTGCGCGACGTGCTCTCTGAGCTCGCCGAGGACGCGCGCGCCTCCCTGCTGCGCGACGGTCTCGACGAGGACGCCCTCACGCTCACGTACGCGGCCGACCTCCGCTACCACGGGCAGGGCTTCGAGATCCCGGTCGAGATCGACCTGCACGCCTTCGACGGGAGCGGCGGCGGCCTCGACGCGCTGCGTGCCGCCTTCGATGCCGAGCACGAACGGCTGTTCTCGTTCCTGCTCGGCAACGAGCACGAGATCGTCACGGTCCGTGCGACCGCGACAGGCCCCCGGCCGGCGGTGAGCGCCCCCACGCTCACCGCCGGTGACGGCGACCCGTCGGCGGCACGCACGGCGACGCAACGCATCTGGGTGGACGGAGGCCCGGCCGACGCCGGCCTCTTCCAGCGCGACCTGCTCCGCGCAGGCGACGTCGTCGTAGGACCTGCGGTCGTCGTCGAGATGGACTCGACGACGCTCGTCCTCCCCGGCCACGCCGCGACGGTCCACCCCAGCGGCAGCCTCCTCATCCGACCCATCGACGACAGCGCCGGCGCCGGCGTGGAGGGCTGA
- a CDS encoding hydroxymethylglutaryl-CoA lyase, which translates to MTSVEICEVSPRDGLQNESVVLATDVKVALIERAIAAGARRIEAVSFVHPGRVPQMADAEAVMASVPRTDDVAYLGLVMNRRGLERALAAAVDEVNVVVVASDTFCQRNQGTTTAQACEAAAEIVADARAAGLATSITIGASFGCPFEGEVPAERLDDVIARVVDAGPDEIALADTIGVAVPAAVSDRLALLGRRAPASTRRRLHLHDTRNTGVANAVAGVAAGVHVLDASIGGVGGCPFAPNATGNVATEDLVYTFARSGVSTGLDLENLIDAAGWLQDEIGRRLPSALLHAGPFPA; encoded by the coding sequence GTGACGAGCGTCGAGATCTGCGAGGTCTCTCCGCGGGACGGGCTGCAGAACGAGTCGGTCGTGCTCGCAACCGACGTCAAGGTTGCGCTGATCGAGCGGGCGATCGCGGCCGGAGCACGGCGCATCGAGGCGGTGAGCTTCGTCCACCCCGGGCGCGTGCCGCAGATGGCCGACGCGGAGGCGGTGATGGCCTCCGTCCCTCGTACGGACGATGTCGCGTACCTCGGGCTGGTGATGAACCGGCGCGGGCTGGAGCGCGCGCTCGCCGCTGCAGTCGACGAGGTCAATGTCGTCGTGGTCGCCTCGGACACGTTCTGCCAGCGCAACCAGGGCACGACCACGGCCCAGGCGTGCGAGGCCGCGGCCGAGATCGTGGCCGACGCGCGCGCCGCCGGGCTCGCGACCAGCATCACGATCGGCGCGTCCTTCGGATGCCCGTTCGAGGGCGAGGTCCCCGCTGAGCGCCTCGACGACGTGATCGCCCGTGTCGTCGACGCCGGACCCGACGAGATCGCGCTCGCCGACACGATCGGAGTCGCCGTCCCCGCGGCGGTGTCCGATCGCCTCGCGCTCCTCGGACGCCGGGCACCGGCGAGCACGAGGCGTCGGCTCCACCTTCACGACACCCGCAACACCGGCGTCGCCAACGCGGTCGCGGGCGTCGCTGCGGGAGTCCACGTGCTCGACGCCAGCATCGGCGGCGTCGGAGGCTGCCCGTTCGCGCCGAACGCGACCGGCAACGTCGCGACCGAGGACCTCGTCTACACGTTCGCACGCTCGGGCGTCTCGACCGGCCTCGACCTCGAGAACCTCATCGACGCGGCCGGCTGGCTGCAGGACGAGATCGGACGGCGCCTGCCGAGTGCGCTCCTGCACGCGGGGCCTTTCCCCGCGTAG
- a CDS encoding isochorismatase family protein encodes MSPLPADAFPPALGVDLPPGRRPALVMVDLVRAYFDPDSALCLPSDTVLGPASRVLGAARAARVPVLHTRVAYDTSGADGGVFVRKLPVLQGFAGGGPGAEIVDAVAPAPGEPVIVKQYASAFFGTSLSSTLASLGVDTLLVAGVSTSGCVRATAVDALQHGLIPIVVRDAVADRASGPHEANLYDLQAKYAQVVSVDRAIAYLEDL; translated from the coding sequence GTGAGTCCGCTCCCCGCGGACGCGTTCCCGCCGGCGCTGGGCGTCGACCTTCCCCCGGGTCGACGCCCGGCGCTGGTGATGGTCGACCTCGTACGGGCGTACTTCGACCCGGACTCGGCGCTGTGCCTGCCCTCCGACACCGTGCTCGGACCGGCGAGCCGCGTGCTGGGCGCAGCGCGTGCGGCCCGCGTCCCGGTGCTGCACACCCGCGTCGCGTACGACACGAGCGGTGCCGACGGGGGCGTCTTCGTCCGCAAGCTGCCCGTGCTGCAAGGCTTCGCCGGTGGCGGGCCGGGTGCCGAGATCGTCGATGCCGTCGCCCCGGCGCCCGGCGAGCCGGTGATCGTCAAGCAGTACGCGAGCGCGTTCTTCGGGACGTCGCTGTCGTCCACGCTCGCCTCGCTCGGCGTCGACACGCTGCTTGTTGCGGGTGTCTCGACGAGCGGATGCGTCCGTGCGACGGCCGTCGACGCGCTGCAGCACGGTCTGATCCCGATAGTGGTCCGCGACGCGGTCGCCGATCGTGCCAGCGGCCCGCACGAGGCCAACCTGTACGACCTGCAGGCGAAGTATGCCCAGGTGGTCTCGGTGGACCGGGCCATCGCCTATCTGGAGGACCTGTGA
- a CDS encoding GntR family transcriptional regulator, which yields MTRRTDSGANADRTYEAIRTQILSGRRLGGEWLREEDLAKELGVSRTPVREALRRLAADGLVRHERHRGVQVQSWSVDDVEEIFEIRGMLEAYGARRAATSDSLDIAELSALAEAMQRAAEEHDLDAVTALNNRFHAAIVDAAGRARLGPLLASLVHVPLVHNTFAHYTAESLQRSLDQHCEVVAALRAGDPDWAESAMRAHIRHGWVSIRDRLPAAPTSDA from the coding sequence ATGACGAGGAGAACAGACTCCGGTGCCAACGCCGACCGGACGTACGAGGCCATCCGCACGCAGATCCTGTCCGGACGCCGCCTGGGCGGTGAGTGGCTGCGCGAGGAAGACCTCGCCAAGGAGCTGGGGGTCAGCCGCACCCCCGTACGCGAGGCCCTGCGACGCCTCGCCGCCGACGGGCTGGTGCGACACGAGCGTCACCGCGGCGTCCAGGTGCAGAGCTGGAGCGTCGACGACGTCGAGGAGATCTTCGAGATCCGCGGCATGCTCGAGGCGTACGGCGCCCGGCGAGCGGCCACCTCGGACTCGCTCGACATCGCCGAACTGTCCGCGCTCGCCGAAGCGATGCAGCGTGCCGCCGAGGAGCACGACCTCGACGCCGTCACCGCGCTCAACAACCGCTTCCACGCGGCGATCGTCGACGCGGCGGGGCGGGCTCGCCTCGGTCCGCTGCTCGCATCGCTCGTCCACGTCCCCCTCGTCCACAACACCTTCGCGCACTACACGGCGGAGTCATTGCAGCGCAGCCTCGACCAGCACTGCGAGGTCGTCGCCGCCCTGCGTGCCGGCGACCCCGACTGGGCGGAGTCGGCGATGCGCGCGCACATCCGGCACGGCTGGGTCTCGATCCGAGACCGCCTGCCCGCCGCTCCCACCTCGGACGCCTGA
- a CDS encoding hydantoinase B/oxoprolinase family protein, protein MAQIIQTATEPLPAVDVDVITLDLVENALRNARYEMDEVLFRTALSPGIREQHDEFPLIGDPDGKMVVGQFGLSIPDFLENFDGTIEEGDVLLTSDPYSCGAAISHANDWLIVMPIYFEGRIVGWSSMFGHMSDVGGKTPASMPTDARTIYEEGVVIPPFKLYKKGVLDEDALRIILNQVRKPDWNRADLNGLVAACRTAGRRVQELCARFGADTYTSALDALLDRNYRAMKALLQMVFKDGETLSFTDYICDDGVGYGPYELKLSLTRNGDKVLLDFTGSSPQAQGPINYFINENLVRMFFGIYMITVADPQILWNDGFYPLVDVEIPEDSFWKPKFPAALNARNHGIGRVFDLFGGLLGQTNPDLLNAAGFSSSPHFMYSGNYSEGERKGEWFQLYSIGFGGIPGRPIGDGPDGHSLWPSFVNIPCEYLESYYPLRVEAWETVADTGGAGLHRGGNGVDVAYRFLEPGTIAIHDDRWLTYPWGVNGGAPGARGRKWLERADGTREVLPSKVHDVPVARGDLLHFVTWGGGGWGDPLARDPELVGLEVRRGLVSAEGARRFGVVCDDSGALDANATDALRAELIADRPDVLPTFDAGPPLEEILARCEEETGLPAPKPPVAL, encoded by the coding sequence ATGGCACAGATCATCCAGACCGCGACCGAGCCGCTGCCTGCGGTGGACGTTGACGTCATCACGCTCGACCTCGTCGAGAACGCGCTGCGCAATGCGCGGTACGAGATGGACGAGGTGCTGTTCCGTACGGCGCTGTCTCCGGGCATCCGCGAGCAGCACGACGAGTTCCCGCTGATCGGTGACCCCGACGGCAAGATGGTCGTCGGCCAGTTCGGGCTGTCGATCCCCGACTTCCTCGAGAACTTCGACGGCACCATCGAGGAGGGCGACGTCCTCCTGACCTCCGACCCATACTCGTGCGGAGCCGCGATCAGCCACGCCAACGACTGGCTGATCGTGATGCCCATCTACTTCGAGGGACGCATCGTCGGGTGGTCGTCGATGTTCGGGCACATGTCCGACGTCGGGGGCAAGACTCCCGCGTCGATGCCGACCGATGCGCGCACGATCTATGAGGAGGGTGTGGTCATCCCGCCCTTCAAGCTCTACAAGAAGGGTGTGCTCGACGAAGACGCGCTGCGGATCATCCTCAACCAGGTCCGCAAGCCCGACTGGAACCGCGCGGACCTCAACGGGCTCGTCGCCGCATGCCGGACCGCCGGCCGTCGGGTCCAGGAGCTGTGCGCGCGCTTCGGCGCCGACACCTACACCTCCGCACTCGACGCGCTGCTCGACCGCAACTACCGCGCGATGAAGGCGCTGCTGCAGATGGTGTTCAAGGACGGCGAGACGCTGTCGTTCACCGACTACATCTGCGACGACGGCGTCGGCTACGGCCCGTACGAGCTCAAGCTCAGTCTCACCCGCAACGGCGACAAGGTTCTTCTCGACTTCACCGGGAGCAGTCCGCAGGCGCAGGGCCCGATCAACTACTTCATCAACGAGAACCTCGTCCGGATGTTCTTCGGGATCTACATGATCACGGTCGCGGACCCCCAGATCCTCTGGAACGACGGCTTCTATCCGCTGGTCGACGTCGAGATCCCCGAGGACTCGTTCTGGAAGCCGAAGTTCCCCGCGGCGCTCAACGCCCGCAACCACGGCATCGGGCGCGTCTTCGACCTGTTCGGCGGCCTGCTCGGCCAGACCAACCCCGACCTGCTCAATGCCGCAGGCTTCTCGTCGTCCCCGCACTTCATGTACTCGGGGAACTACAGCGAGGGCGAGCGCAAGGGCGAGTGGTTCCAGCTGTACTCGATCGGCTTCGGCGGCATCCCCGGCCGCCCGATCGGCGACGGTCCGGACGGACACTCGCTCTGGCCGTCGTTCGTCAACATCCCCTGCGAGTACCTCGAGTCGTACTACCCGCTGAGGGTCGAGGCGTGGGAGACCGTCGCCGACACCGGAGGTGCGGGCCTGCACCGTGGCGGCAACGGGGTCGACGTCGCGTACCGATTCCTCGAGCCCGGGACGATCGCGATCCACGACGACCGCTGGCTGACATACCCGTGGGGCGTCAACGGCGGTGCTCCCGGCGCGCGTGGCCGCAAGTGGCTCGAGCGCGCGGACGGCACCCGCGAGGTCCTGCCGAGCAAGGTCCACGACGTGCCGGTCGCGCGTGGCGACCTCTTGCACTTCGTCACATGGGGTGGCGGTGGGTGGGGCGACCCGCTCGCCCGTGATCCCGAGCTGGTCGGTCTCGAGGTGCGCCGCGGCCTCGTGAGCGCCGAGGGCGCCCGCCGCTTCGGGGTGGTGTGCGACGACTCGGGCGCTCTTGACGCCAACGCGACCGACGCGCTGCGCGCGGAGCTGATCGCGGATCGTCCGGACGTGCTCCCGACCTTCGACGCCGGTCCACCGCTGGAGGAGATTCTCGCCCGCTGCGAGGAGGAGACCGGCCTCCCCGCCCCCAAGCCGCCGGTGGCCCTGTGA
- a CDS encoding acyl-CoA dehydrogenase family protein: protein MTRRTLYDADHEAFRETVAAFIEKHVVPHAERWEAEGKVDRELFTAAAADGILGFAIPEEYGGGGVDDFRFNAIMGEEIARNPVSSGMGCVALQNDIVFPYFTDLTNDEQKARWLPGIARGELVTAIAMTEPGTGSDLAGIRTRAVRDGDEYVVNGAKTFISNGQNADLVATAVRTSDDRHGGLSLLVIEDGTPGFTRGRNLEKIGLHAQDTSELSFEDVRVPAANLLGAEGAGFLGLVRNLPQERISIAAGSVAAAEGSFERTLAYVKERQAFGKPIGSFQNTRFVLAEIATELQVSRAYLDEMVRRHVTGDLTAEDAAAAKWWCTEQHVRIVNRCLQLHGGYGYMREYRIARDYEDARITTIYGGTTEIMKEIVGRGLGL from the coding sequence ATGACCCGCCGCACGCTGTACGACGCGGACCACGAAGCCTTCCGGGAGACCGTTGCGGCCTTCATCGAGAAGCACGTCGTCCCCCACGCCGAGCGGTGGGAGGCCGAGGGCAAGGTCGACCGCGAGCTCTTCACCGCCGCCGCGGCCGACGGCATCCTCGGGTTCGCGATCCCTGAGGAGTACGGCGGAGGCGGAGTCGACGACTTCCGCTTCAACGCCATCATGGGCGAGGAGATCGCCCGCAACCCGGTGAGCAGCGGCATGGGGTGCGTCGCCCTCCAGAACGACATCGTCTTCCCCTACTTCACCGACCTGACCAACGACGAGCAGAAGGCCCGCTGGCTGCCCGGCATCGCCCGCGGCGAGCTCGTGACGGCGATCGCGATGACCGAGCCGGGCACCGGCAGCGATCTCGCCGGCATCCGTACCCGCGCGGTGCGCGACGGCGACGAGTACGTCGTCAACGGGGCGAAGACGTTCATCTCGAACGGCCAGAACGCCGATCTCGTCGCCACGGCGGTCCGCACCTCCGACGATCGGCACGGCGGGCTGAGCCTGCTCGTGATCGAGGACGGCACGCCCGGCTTCACGCGCGGTCGCAACCTCGAGAAGATCGGTCTGCACGCGCAGGACACGAGCGAGCTGTCGTTCGAGGACGTCCGCGTGCCGGCCGCCAACTTGCTTGGGGCGGAGGGTGCAGGCTTCCTCGGACTGGTCCGCAACCTCCCGCAGGAGCGCATCTCGATCGCCGCTGGCTCGGTCGCCGCTGCCGAGGGGTCGTTCGAACGGACCCTCGCCTACGTGAAGGAGCGCCAGGCGTTCGGGAAGCCGATCGGCAGCTTCCAGAACACCCGCTTCGTGCTCGCCGAGATCGCGACCGAGCTCCAGGTGAGCCGCGCATACCTCGACGAGATGGTGCGCCGTCACGTCACCGGGGACCTGACGGCCGAGGACGCCGCCGCCGCGAAGTGGTGGTGCACCGAGCAGCACGTCCGCATCGTCAACCGCTGCCTGCAGCTGCACGGCGGCTACGGCTACATGCGCGAGTACCGGATCGCCCGCGACTACGAGGACGCCCGGATCACGACGATCTACGGCGGCACGACCGAGATCATGAAGGAGATCGTCGGCCGCGGCCTGGGCCTGTGA
- a CDS encoding CaiB/BaiF CoA-transferase family protein, which yields MTDLAAPLSDVRVIEMGQLLAGPFCGQLLGDFGADVIKVEDPGKGDPMRQWGREKPHGLSLWWPVVARNKRSVTANLRDARGQEIVRELVARADVLVENFRPGTLERWGLSPEALWEINPRLVVTRVTGFGQTGPYAERAGYGSIGEAMGGIRYVTGDPDKPPARTGVSLGDSLAATFACVGTLVALHARERTGRGQVVDAAIYESVLALMESMVPEWQIAGYQRERTGTVLPNVSPSNVYPTRDGDAVLIAANQDTVFRRLATVMERPELADDARYATHGSRGASMDELDDIIATWTAGIDADDLLERLNQGGVPAGRIYRARDMLDDPHFAAREAIVRLKHDTLGEFAVQNVAPKLSGTPGSVRHLGPELGEHNDDVYRGLLGMDEDRLTTLRDAGVV from the coding sequence GTGACGGATCTTGCCGCGCCGCTGTCCGACGTCCGTGTGATCGAGATGGGTCAGCTCCTCGCAGGCCCCTTCTGCGGACAGCTCCTCGGAGACTTCGGTGCAGACGTCATCAAGGTCGAGGACCCCGGCAAGGGCGACCCGATGAGGCAGTGGGGTCGGGAGAAGCCGCACGGGCTCTCGCTGTGGTGGCCCGTCGTCGCGCGCAACAAGCGCTCCGTCACCGCCAACCTCCGTGACGCTCGCGGCCAGGAGATCGTCCGCGAGCTGGTCGCCCGGGCGGACGTCCTCGTCGAGAACTTCAGGCCGGGCACGCTCGAGCGCTGGGGGCTCTCTCCTGAGGCCCTGTGGGAGATCAACCCGAGGCTCGTCGTGACCCGGGTGACCGGCTTCGGTCAGACGGGCCCGTACGCCGAGCGTGCGGGGTACGGGTCGATCGGCGAGGCCATGGGCGGCATCCGCTACGTGACCGGCGATCCCGACAAGCCCCCAGCCCGTACCGGCGTCTCGCTCGGCGACTCCCTTGCCGCGACGTTCGCCTGCGTCGGCACGCTCGTCGCGCTGCACGCCCGCGAGCGGACGGGGCGTGGTCAGGTCGTGGACGCCGCGATCTACGAGTCGGTTCTCGCGCTGATGGAGTCGATGGTCCCCGAGTGGCAGATCGCCGGCTACCAGCGCGAGCGCACCGGCACCGTGCTCCCCAACGTCTCGCCCAGCAACGTCTATCCGACGCGCGACGGCGACGCCGTGCTCATCGCCGCCAACCAGGACACGGTCTTCCGTCGGCTCGCCACGGTGATGGAGCGCCCCGAGCTCGCCGACGACGCGCGCTACGCGACCCACGGCTCTCGTGGCGCGTCGATGGACGAGCTCGACGACATCATCGCGACGTGGACAGCCGGGATCGATGCCGACGACCTCCTCGAGCGCCTCAACCAGGGCGGCGTTCCTGCGGGCCGGATCTATCGGGCGCGCGACATGCTCGACGATCCCCACTTCGCCGCACGAGAGGCGATCGTGCGGCTCAAGCACGACACGCTCGGCGAGTTCGCCGTCCAGAACGTCGCGCCGAAGCTCTCGGGCACGCCAGGCTCCGTACGCCATCTCGGTCCAGAGCTCGGCGAGCACAACGACGACGTCTACCGAGGCCTGCTCGGCATGGACGAAGACCGGCTGACCACGCTGCGCGACGCCGGCGTGGTCTGA